The Thiothrix subterranea genome has a segment encoding these proteins:
- the hflD gene encoding high frequency lysogenization protein HflD codes for MEANNRNRTLALAALFQCVEGVTQIAARGNVDSELFEACINSILTEDDATPEALYGGIDKLRTGFRVLMYQLGASNLNPDGKPKDIEATRYAVNLLYLEKKLANDPDMFQSLLKNIENAQQQLDFFAMTHPNMIARLAEIYSTTVSKLGPRIMIKGDQNHLANPENAAKIRALLLAGIRAALLWRQAGGNRWKLIFSRGAMQKEAQRFLN; via the coding sequence GTGGAAGCCAATAACCGTAACCGAACCCTTGCCCTCGCTGCGCTGTTCCAGTGTGTCGAAGGTGTCACGCAAATTGCCGCACGCGGCAATGTCGATAGCGAACTGTTTGAAGCCTGCATCAACAGTATCTTGACAGAAGACGACGCCACCCCCGAAGCGCTCTACGGTGGCATCGACAAGCTTCGCACTGGCTTTCGAGTGCTGATGTATCAACTCGGCGCGAGCAATCTGAATCCTGATGGCAAACCCAAAGACATCGAAGCCACCCGTTACGCGGTTAATTTGCTGTATCTGGAAAAGAAACTCGCCAACGACCCGGATATGTTCCAGTCCTTGCTCAAAAATATCGAAAACGCCCAGCAACAACTGGACTTTTTCGCCATGACTCACCCCAATATGATTGCGCGACTCGCTGAAATCTACAGCACTACGGTCAGCAAACTGGGACCGCGCATTATGATTAAAGGCGACCAAAACCACCTCGCCAACCCCGAAAATGCGGCAAAAATTCGCGCCTTATTACTGGCAGGCATCCGTGCCGCCTTATTGTGGCGGCAGGCGGGTGGGAATCGCTGGAAGCTCATCTTCTCGCGGGGCGCGATGCAAAAAGAGGCGCAGCGGTTTTTGAACTAA
- the mnmA gene encoding tRNA 2-thiouridine(34) synthase MnmA, whose protein sequence is MTNATQKVIVGMSGGVDSSVAALLLLEQGYQVEGLFMKNWEEDDTEDYCSAAVDLADAQAVADQLGIVLHTRNFASEYWERVFTYFLEEYRAGRTPNPDIMCNKEIKFKAFLELALELGADYIATGHYARIARDPDGTARMLKGVDANKDQTYFLYTLQQHQLQRSLFPIGELQKSKVRELAETAGFTTARKKDSTGICFIGERKFRDFLQRFLPAQPGNIVTPENEIIGKHHGLMYYTLGQRQGLGIGGRKDADETPWFVVDKDMATNRLIVTQGHQHDLLMKHFLLASQLHWVAGHAPSQQFECKAKIRYRQTEETCQVSLKPDGSSAVCFPHPQRAITPGQSIVFYQNDVCLGGGIIDAMASDCPNP, encoded by the coding sequence ATGACTAACGCCACGCAAAAAGTCATCGTCGGCATGTCCGGCGGGGTCGACTCTTCCGTTGCAGCACTCCTACTGCTCGAACAAGGCTACCAAGTGGAAGGCTTGTTCATGAAAAACTGGGAAGAGGACGACACCGAAGACTATTGCTCCGCTGCGGTTGACCTTGCGGATGCACAAGCCGTTGCCGACCAATTAGGCATCGTATTGCACACACGCAATTTTGCCAGCGAATACTGGGAGCGCGTTTTCACCTACTTTTTGGAAGAATACCGTGCCGGGCGCACCCCCAACCCCGACATCATGTGCAACAAGGAAATCAAGTTCAAAGCCTTCCTAGAGCTTGCACTGGAGTTGGGTGCGGACTACATCGCCACCGGACACTACGCTCGCATTGCGCGTGACCCCGACGGCACGGCGCGAATGCTCAAAGGCGTGGATGCCAATAAAGACCAAACCTATTTTCTCTACACGCTGCAACAGCACCAATTGCAACGCAGCCTGTTTCCGATCGGGGAATTGCAGAAAAGCAAGGTGCGCGAATTGGCAGAAACTGCCGGATTCACCACTGCTCGTAAAAAAGACAGCACTGGCATTTGTTTCATTGGTGAACGTAAATTTCGCGATTTCCTGCAACGCTTTTTGCCCGCACAACCCGGCAATATCGTCACACCCGAAAATGAGATCATCGGCAAACACCATGGCTTAATGTACTACACCCTCGGTCAACGCCAAGGCTTGGGCATCGGTGGGCGCAAAGATGCGGATGAAACCCCGTGGTTTGTGGTCGACAAAGACATGGCAACTAACCGCCTGATCGTCACCCAAGGGCATCAACACGACTTGCTGATGAAACACTTCCTGTTAGCCTCGCAATTGCACTGGGTGGCGGGTCATGCACCGAGCCAGCAGTTTGAATGCAAAGCCAAAATCCGCTACCGCCAGACGGAAGAAACTTGTCAGGTCAGCTTAAAACCGGATGGCAGCAGTGCGGTGTGCTTTCCCCATCCGCAACGCGCGATTACCCCCGGACAATCCATTGTGTTTTATCAGAATGACGTCTGTTTGGGCGGTGGCATTATTGATGCCATGGCAAGCGACTGCCCTAATCCTTAA
- a CDS encoding NUDIX hydrolase — MVWKPRVTVASVIEHDNRFLMVEEMHYGQLTINQPAGHMEHGESLLDAVRRETLEETGWHFEPTALLGIFHLQRDDPDRVYLRFTFTGTLLEPVPGYQIDADITAVHWLTREQIRNQQPRIWRSDLVGRSLELYESGVRHSLDSLHYFTAND; from the coding sequence ATGGTTTGGAAACCCCGCGTCACCGTTGCCAGTGTCATTGAACACGATAACCGCTTTCTGATGGTGGAAGAAATGCACTATGGGCAACTGACCATCAACCAACCGGCAGGACACATGGAACACGGCGAAAGCTTGCTGGATGCAGTACGCCGCGAAACGTTGGAAGAAACCGGCTGGCATTTTGAACCAACCGCTCTGCTGGGCATTTTTCACCTGCAACGCGATGACCCTGACCGCGTGTATTTGCGCTTCACCTTCACCGGCACGCTGCTTGAACCTGTCCCCGGCTACCAAATCGACGCGGATATTACCGCCGTGCATTGGTTGACTCGCGAACAAATCCGCAACCAGCAACCGCGTATCTGGCGCAGCGATTTGGTCGGACGCTCGCTCGAACTGTACGAATCCGGGGTACGTCATTCACTGGATAGCCTGCACTATTTCACCGCCAATGACTAA
- a CDS encoding 2-oxoglutarate dehydrogenase E1 component, with product MMDESFLDGEHALFLEQLYERYQQDPHSIDPQWQAYFQRLDAEPVTSSFAPNANHGNGKALAQRSEQLHVSRMINAYRYLGHLEANTNPLGDYAYKVGVPQLMLEHHGLENVDPDTVFDPGTFNLTAKPTLGNIVHALRETYLRTIGFEYMHILDVQEKRWLQQRIEPNMGRGKLTHPERRKILEQLTAAEGFEQYLHRRYVGQKRFGLEGGESLIPLLQTLIHEGGKQGLQEIVIGMAHRGRLNVLTNVLCKPAGDLFGEFEGKVEETYTGDVKYHKGFSGNVSTEGGPMHLVLAFNPSHLEIVSPVMEGSVRARQDRREDKDGDQVLGISIHGDAAFAGQGVVMETFNMAQTRGYRTRGTIHIVINNQIGFTTSTVSDSRSTYYPTDVAKMINAPIFHVNGDDPEAVVYVTQVALEYRQLFQKDVVIDLVCYRRLGHNEADEPNMTQPVMYSTIRSLPTTRAKYAMRLAEAGVVSESGAKGLIDAYRTKLSNGGVTCCNSQTRTGLPAELQTHWKAFVGQPWRQHIDTTCSAERIHSISAGWISNIPADFVVHPRVFKVLEARAAMGRGEQLADWGFGENLAYATLVEEGFDVRLSGQDCGRGTFSHRHAVLHHQQRREQWIPVQHTTDFQAKFTVIDSVLSEEAVLAFEYGYATAEPDTLVIWEAQFGDFVNGAQVVIDQFISSGEQKWQRLCGLVMFLPHGLEGQGPEHSSARLERFVQLAAQENMHICIPSNPAQVFHMLRRQMMRKYRKPLIVFTPKSLLRHPLAVSPLEDFTLGQFEVVLDDVDITDVEAKEHVKRVILCSGKVFYDLLEERRKHAMVDTAIIRLEQLYPFPAQELVDVMEYYPNVKTVIWCQEEPVNQGAWNGIKHRFEAYDYTEVVCVSRPAMAAPAVGSLYMHQRQQQALVREALGLNGD from the coding sequence ATGATGGATGAATCTTTCCTCGACGGCGAACACGCGCTTTTTCTCGAACAATTGTATGAGCGCTATCAGCAAGACCCCCACAGCATAGACCCGCAATGGCAAGCCTATTTTCAGCGCTTGGATGCCGAGCCTGTTACCAGCAGCTTTGCGCCTAATGCGAACCATGGCAACGGCAAAGCCTTGGCACAACGCAGCGAACAATTGCACGTATCGCGCATGATTAATGCCTACCGTTACTTGGGGCATCTGGAAGCCAACACCAACCCCTTGGGTGATTACGCTTACAAAGTGGGCGTACCGCAATTGATGCTGGAACACCACGGGCTGGAAAATGTTGACCCTGATACGGTATTCGACCCCGGCACTTTTAATCTCACCGCCAAACCGACGCTCGGCAATATCGTGCACGCACTACGCGAAACGTATTTGCGCACCATCGGTTTTGAATACATGCATATTTTGGATGTGCAAGAAAAACGCTGGCTGCAACAACGCATTGAACCGAACATGGGGCGTGGCAAACTGACCCACCCCGAACGCCGCAAAATCCTCGAACAACTCACCGCAGCGGAAGGTTTTGAACAATATTTGCACCGCCGTTACGTTGGGCAAAAGCGCTTCGGTCTGGAAGGCGGCGAAAGCTTGATTCCACTCTTGCAAACCCTGATCCACGAAGGTGGCAAGCAAGGTTTGCAGGAAATCGTCATCGGCATGGCGCACCGGGGGCGTTTAAACGTGCTCACTAATGTGCTGTGCAAGCCTGCGGGCGATTTGTTTGGCGAATTTGAGGGCAAGGTTGAGGAAACATACACCGGCGACGTCAAATACCACAAAGGTTTTTCTGGCAATGTCAGCACCGAAGGTGGCCCGATGCACTTGGTGTTAGCGTTCAACCCTTCGCATCTGGAAATCGTCAGCCCGGTAATGGAAGGTTCGGTACGCGCTCGCCAAGACCGGCGTGAAGACAAAGACGGCGACCAGGTATTGGGCATTTCGATCCACGGTGATGCCGCGTTCGCAGGGCAGGGCGTGGTGATGGAAACCTTTAACATGGCGCAAACCCGTGGCTACCGTACTCGCGGCACGATTCACATTGTGATCAATAACCAGATTGGTTTCACCACCAGCACGGTGTCGGATAGCCGTTCGACGTATTACCCGACCGACGTGGCGAAAATGATCAATGCGCCGATTTTCCACGTCAATGGCGATGACCCCGAAGCCGTGGTCTATGTCACGCAAGTGGCGCTCGAATACCGCCAGTTGTTCCAGAAAGACGTGGTAATCGACTTGGTGTGTTACCGCCGCTTGGGGCATAACGAAGCGGATGAACCGAACATGACCCAGCCGGTGATGTACAGCACGATTCGCAGCTTACCGACGACCCGTGCCAAATACGCGATGCGCCTTGCAGAAGCCGGAGTCGTGAGTGAAAGCGGGGCGAAAGGCTTGATCGACGCTTACCGCACCAAACTGTCGAATGGTGGCGTTACGTGCTGCAATAGCCAAACACGCACGGGTTTGCCAGCGGAATTGCAAACGCATTGGAAAGCCTTCGTTGGGCAACCTTGGCGGCAGCACATTGATACGACGTGTTCCGCAGAACGCATTCACAGCATTAGTGCGGGCTGGATCAGCAATATTCCGGCTGATTTTGTGGTGCATCCGCGTGTGTTCAAAGTGCTGGAAGCGCGGGCGGCAATGGGGCGTGGTGAACAACTGGCCGACTGGGGTTTTGGCGAAAATTTAGCGTATGCGACCTTGGTGGAAGAGGGCTTTGACGTGCGTTTGTCGGGGCAGGATTGCGGGCGCGGCACGTTTTCACACCGGCACGCGGTATTGCACCACCAGCAGCGCCGCGAACAGTGGATTCCGGTGCAACACACCACGGATTTCCAAGCCAAATTTACGGTGATCGACTCGGTGCTCTCCGAAGAGGCAGTGTTGGCATTTGAATACGGTTATGCCACGGCGGAACCGGATACGCTGGTGATTTGGGAGGCGCAATTCGGCGACTTCGTGAACGGGGCGCAGGTAGTAATTGACCAATTCATCAGTTCCGGTGAGCAGAAATGGCAGCGTTTGTGTGGGCTGGTGATGTTCTTGCCACACGGCTTGGAAGGGCAGGGGCCGGAACATTCCTCGGCGCGTCTGGAACGCTTTGTGCAGTTGGCGGCACAGGAAAACATGCACATTTGCATTCCGTCCAACCCCGCGCAGGTATTCCACATGCTGCGGCGGCAAATGATGCGTAAATACCGCAAGCCGTTGATTGTGTTTACCCCGAAAAGTTTATTGCGCCACCCGCTGGCGGTTAGCCCGTTGGAAGATTTCACCTTGGGGCAGTTTGAAGTGGTGTTGGATGATGTAGACATCACCGATGTGGAGGCGAAAGAGCACGTGAAGCGGGTGATTTTGTGCAGCGGCAAGGTGTTTTACGACTTGCTGGAAGAGCGCCGTAAACATGCCATGGTGGATACTGCCATCATTCGCTTGGAACAGCTTTACCCGTTTCCCGCGCAAGAATTGGTGGATGTGATGGAGTATTACCCGAACGTTAAAACCGTGATTTGGTGTCAGGAAGAACCGGTCAATCAAGGCGCGTGGAACGGCATTAAACACCGTTTCGAGGCGTATGATTATACCGAAGTGGTGTGCGTGAGCCGCCCGGCGATGGCCGCGCCTGCGGTGGGGTCATTGTATATGCACCAGCGGCAGCAGCAGGCGTTGGTGCGCGAAGCGTTGGGGTTGAATGGGGATTAA
- a CDS encoding toll/interleukin-1 receptor domain-containing protein, which produces MTDIFISYSSKDREWVARLAKGLEAHGYEVWWDPEILPGQHYQDVIQKALHGATCTVAVWTPNSVASDYVRAECLWAFNKRNLISVLGKDTEIPTPFNAIQIADLRQWRGSADDANFQRLLRGIKFVQTGKAVPPSQQPEPPKKFLWLPTLLISAAVLGGSGIYWQSTQIDPVKEESPARQASTVVAAPPVTIDPAQVQAEAERKAKEAQANELAQAKATLEADDESAWPSAVERLIDLAKKGEGEAMYLLGIVYQKGRGADKDIKASCKFYKDSAERDNVKANDLYKQLKEAVDDPKICP; this is translated from the coding sequence ATGACCGACATTTTTATCAGTTACAGTTCCAAAGATCGTGAATGGGTTGCACGGCTTGCCAAAGGGTTGGAAGCGCACGGCTATGAAGTGTGGTGGGATCCCGAAATTCTGCCGGGGCAACATTATCAGGATGTGATTCAAAAGGCGTTACACGGGGCAACCTGCACGGTGGCAGTGTGGACACCTAATTCGGTGGCATCCGATTATGTGCGGGCTGAATGTTTGTGGGCATTTAACAAGCGCAATCTCATCAGTGTGCTGGGTAAGGATACCGAGATACCGACCCCGTTTAATGCGATTCAGATCGCCGATTTGCGTCAGTGGCGGGGCAGTGCGGATGACGCGAATTTCCAGCGCTTACTGCGTGGCATCAAGTTTGTGCAAACAGGTAAGGCTGTGCCACCGTCTCAGCAGCCAGAGCCGCCTAAAAAATTCCTTTGGTTGCCGACACTCTTGATCTCTGCTGCGGTGCTGGGCGGTAGTGGTATTTATTGGCAGTCCACGCAAATTGACCCTGTGAAGGAAGAATCGCCTGCAAGGCAGGCTTCTACAGTGGTTGCTGCTCCACCCGTTACCATTGACCCTGCCCAAGTGCAAGCCGAAGCTGAACGCAAGGCAAAAGAAGCCCAAGCTAACGAATTGGCCCAAGCCAAGGCCACGCTGGAAGCAGATGATGAAAGTGCATGGCCTTCGGCTGTTGAGCGTCTGATTGATCTGGCAAAGAAAGGGGAAGGTGAGGCGATGTATCTGTTGGGGATTGTTTATCAGAAGGGGCGAGGCGCAGATAAAGACATAAAAGCCAGTTGTAAATTTTATAAAGACTCGGCTGAACGAGATAACGTTAAAGCTAACGATCTATACAAGCAATTAAAGGAGGCAGTTGATGACCCCAAAATATGCCCTTAA
- a CDS encoding formylglycine-generating enzyme family protein: MTPKYALKSSSRLHGWGAYLFATLILSVGVVCAETDLDKLAVEDVEKIKQEKAAEEKRQYDERVKREAKEAADKAKAAAAKAEAARVAELQQKCEKKGGDWKKGKCVMPQPKPPAPKPIPAPAPEPVAVVEPPASRPVAGNSQDMPHMLPIPAGTFTMGCVDGRDNVEGVAACGGDETPAHEVTISAFQMAKTETTVGQYMACVDVGVCPAPEWLEPNAPDYYKKLGTGLSDFNYPIVGVSWNDANTYAQWLSKETGKPYRLPTEAEWEYAARGGTDSAYPWGNKASHEFANYGKDECCDGLASGKDQWVYTAPVGSFAANGYGLQDMNGNVYEWVLDTWHSDYKGAPVDGSAWESGTYRVLRGGAWINDARNVRSANRDYDTPDDRSLNMGFRLVLS; the protein is encoded by the coding sequence ATGACCCCAAAATATGCCCTTAAATCATCTTCCCGCCTGCATGGTTGGGGCGCTTACTTATTTGCTACTTTGATTTTGAGTGTTGGCGTTGTGTGTGCTGAAACAGACCTCGATAAGCTTGCTGTTGAGGATGTTGAGAAAATAAAGCAGGAAAAAGCTGCTGAAGAAAAACGCCAGTATGATGAAAGGGTAAAGCGTGAAGCGAAAGAAGCTGCTGACAAAGCCAAAGCCGCTGCTGCAAAAGCCGAAGCTGCTCGCGTTGCTGAATTACAGCAAAAGTGTGAAAAGAAAGGCGGTGATTGGAAAAAAGGCAAATGTGTGATGCCGCAGCCGAAGCCACCTGCTCCGAAGCCTATCCCTGCCCCTGCCCCAGAACCTGTTGCTGTGGTTGAGCCGCCTGCTTCGCGTCCTGTTGCTGGGAACAGCCAAGATATGCCGCATATGCTCCCGATCCCCGCTGGCACTTTTACAATGGGTTGTGTGGATGGGCGCGACAACGTAGAGGGCGTAGCGGCATGTGGTGGTGATGAAACACCAGCTCACGAAGTTACGATTAGTGCTTTTCAAATGGCAAAAACTGAAACGACAGTAGGTCAATACATGGCTTGTGTCGATGTTGGTGTTTGCCCTGCTCCTGAATGGCTGGAGCCGAATGCACCTGATTATTATAAAAAACTAGGTACGGGCTTGTCCGATTTCAATTATCCGATAGTCGGTGTGAGCTGGAATGACGCCAATACTTATGCCCAGTGGCTAAGCAAGGAGACGGGTAAACCTTACCGTCTGCCGACTGAAGCAGAATGGGAATATGCAGCGCGAGGTGGTACGGATAGCGCTTATCCTTGGGGTAACAAAGCCAGCCATGAGTTTGCCAATTATGGCAAGGATGAATGTTGTGATGGATTGGCGAGCGGTAAGGATCAATGGGTTTATACCGCGCCTGTCGGGAGTTTTGCCGCGAATGGCTATGGACTTCAGGACATGAATGGCAATGTGTATGAATGGGTGCTAGATACTTGGCATAGTGATTACAAAGGTGCGCCTGTTGATGGTAGTGCTTGGGAATCTGGCACTTACCGCGTGTTGCGCGGTGGCGCGTGGATCAACGATGCACGGAACGTGCGTTCCGCTAACCGTGACTACGACACGCCGGATGATCGGAGCCTCAACATGGGTTTCCGCCTCGTCCTCTCCTAG
- a CDS encoding HRDC domain-containing protein: MKLKFFSVNALDPEADQDNLDSFCNSHRLVSVDKRFVENGEFCFWSVCVVYLEVSASPAKPTAALNKRAQVDYRETLNEQDFAAYSKLRELRKALADSDGVPIYAVFTNAQLADMVTNRATSLTALGEINGIGSAKLDKYGKHFTKLLQNTLTDEAVTTTTQADETPLHPAG, translated from the coding sequence ATGAAGCTAAAGTTTTTCAGCGTGAATGCGCTAGACCCAGAAGCCGATCAAGACAACCTTGATAGTTTTTGTAACAGCCATCGGCTGGTGTCGGTGGATAAACGTTTCGTCGAAAATGGTGAGTTTTGTTTCTGGTCGGTGTGCGTGGTTTACCTTGAAGTTTCAGCATCCCCCGCCAAACCCACCGCAGCCCTCAACAAACGCGCCCAAGTCGATTACCGTGAAACCCTGAATGAGCAGGATTTTGCCGCATATTCCAAATTGCGTGAGTTACGCAAGGCGTTAGCCGATAGCGACGGTGTGCCGATTTATGCCGTTTTCACCAATGCCCAACTGGCCGACATGGTAACAAACCGTGCCACCTCGCTAACCGCATTAGGGGAAATAAACGGCATAGGCAGCGCCAAACTGGACAAATACGGCAAACATTTCACCAAATTGCTGCAAAACACCCTAACCGATGAAGCGGTCACCACTACAACCCAAGCCGATGAAACGCCACTGCATCCGGCTGGCTGA
- a CDS encoding reverse transcriptase/maturase family protein, which translates to MKRSPLQPKPMKRHCIRLADIAAIDNLTLAVWKAARSKRHRPDVIRFTTQLDQHLQQLAQDIVQAKVPYARYREFYIHDPKERLIHAACFEDRVLHHAIMNLAEPVFERALVPTTYACRPDKGVHRAVAQVQANLRRYPWYVKTDISGYFPSIDHRILHDLLQRRFKGADFLFLLWRIIDSYHAKPDKGLPIGSLTSQHFANYYLDGTDRFLLEHLKVQAQVRYMDDTLFWCNSRAEANEKLAALREYLHVERQLHIKPNSQINRSSAGVSYCGYRILPGAILLSRRKRQRYQQLRRQWEQAWLDGQITELVLQQAYQSVHAITLHADSQAWRKQNLQLYPSPAI; encoded by the coding sequence ATGAAGCGGTCACCACTACAACCCAAGCCGATGAAACGCCACTGCATCCGGCTGGCTGACATAGCCGCCATCGACAATTTGACGCTGGCAGTCTGGAAAGCCGCCCGCAGCAAACGCCACCGCCCCGATGTTATCCGCTTCACCACCCAACTCGACCAACACCTCCAGCAACTGGCGCAAGACATAGTGCAAGCCAAAGTGCCGTATGCCCGTTACCGCGAGTTTTACATCCACGACCCTAAAGAACGCCTGATCCACGCCGCTTGTTTTGAAGACCGCGTGTTGCACCATGCCATCATGAATCTCGCTGAACCTGTGTTTGAACGGGCGCTAGTCCCAACCACCTACGCTTGCCGCCCGGACAAAGGTGTACACCGCGCCGTTGCCCAAGTGCAAGCTAACCTGCGGCGCTATCCTTGGTATGTCAAAACCGATATTTCCGGCTATTTCCCCAGCATTGATCATCGAATTCTGCATGATTTACTGCAACGGCGTTTTAAAGGCGCTGATTTTCTGTTCCTACTTTGGCGTATCATTGATTCATACCACGCCAAACCCGATAAAGGTTTGCCGATTGGCTCTTTGACCTCACAGCATTTCGCTAACTACTATTTGGATGGTACAGACCGTTTCTTGCTCGAACACCTCAAGGTTCAGGCGCAAGTACGCTACATGGATGACACCCTGTTTTGGTGCAATAGCCGCGCAGAAGCCAACGAAAAACTGGCAGCCCTGCGTGAATATCTGCACGTTGAGCGCCAACTCCACATCAAACCCAACAGCCAAATCAACCGCAGCAGTGCAGGTGTCAGCTATTGCGGCTACCGTATTTTGCCGGGGGCTATCTTGCTCAGTCGCCGTAAACGCCAGCGTTACCAGCAATTACGCCGCCAATGGGAACAGGCATGGCTGGATGGGCAAATCACTGAATTGGTGTTACAGCAGGCTTACCAGTCGGTTCATGCCATCACCTTACACGCCGACAGTCAGGCATGGCGTAAACAAAACTTGCAGTTATATCCTTCACCCGCTATATGA
- a CDS encoding DUF29 domain-containing protein has product MANVAYDQDLYTWSLQQAALLRERKFDQVDWEHIIEEVEDMSKSEKRALQSFLEALLMHLLKWQYQPAYQGRSWKFTIIEQRQRIVGHLKENPGLKSKLSALIESAYRYAVSGAVRETGLAPEIFPETCPWDYEQFMADDFWPELDS; this is encoded by the coding sequence ATGGCGAATGTCGCTTACGATCAAGACCTCTACACATGGTCTTTGCAACAGGCTGCACTGCTGCGCGAACGCAAGTTTGACCAAGTGGACTGGGAACACATCATCGAGGAAGTTGAGGACATGAGTAAGTCGGAAAAACGTGCCTTGCAGTCTTTTTTAGAAGCCTTACTCATGCACCTGTTGAAATGGCAATATCAGCCAGCGTATCAGGGGCGAAGCTGGAAATTTACGATCATTGAACAGCGTCAACGGATTGTCGGGCATCTCAAAGAGAATCCCGGTTTAAAAAGCAAGCTGTCTGCTTTAATTGAATCTGCTTACCGTTATGCGGTGTCTGGTGCAGTACGTGAAACTGGGCTTGCGCCGGAAATATTCCCCGAAACGTGTCCGTGGGATTACGAGCAGTTTATGGCTGATGATTTCTGGCCTGAACTCGATTCATAA
- the dusB gene encoding tRNA dihydrouridine synthase DusB: protein MKIGSYTLDNNLIVAPMAGVTDRPFRTLCKHFGAGHAVSEMMSVDATLYAQKKSLYRADFEGELAPISAQIAGSEPEMLAEAARYQVANGAQIVDINMGCPARKVCRKLAGSALLQDEDLVKRILDAVVSAVDVPVTLKTRLGYVNGEENILRVADMAQQAGIAALAIHGRTREQMYTGEARYELIREVKRHVRIPIIANGDIDSPQKAKAVLEATGADAIMIGRAAQGRPWIFREIAHYLQTGEELPPPNVSEVHAVLLGHLDDLYQFYGEYSGCRIARKHIAWYTNGLHDSNTFRQAMYAQDNTAGQAQAVDAYFQALLVRDERLNYESSSGQKSSAINCS, encoded by the coding sequence ATGAAAATTGGCTCTTACACACTTGATAACAACCTGATTGTTGCGCCGATGGCTGGCGTGACGGATCGTCCGTTCCGTACCTTATGCAAACATTTTGGCGCAGGTCATGCCGTCAGCGAAATGATGTCGGTGGATGCGACCTTGTACGCGCAGAAAAAATCCTTGTACCGCGCTGATTTCGAAGGGGAACTTGCACCGATTTCAGCACAAATTGCGGGGTCTGAACCGGAGATGTTGGCGGAAGCGGCGCGTTATCAAGTCGCGAATGGGGCGCAGATTGTGGACATTAACATGGGTTGCCCTGCCCGCAAGGTTTGCCGCAAGCTGGCGGGTTCGGCGCTGTTACAAGATGAGGATTTGGTTAAGCGAATTTTGGATGCGGTGGTGTCTGCGGTGGATGTGCCGGTGACGCTGAAAACCCGTCTGGGATACGTCAATGGTGAGGAAAATATTCTGCGGGTTGCGGATATGGCGCAACAGGCAGGCATTGCGGCATTGGCGATTCATGGGCGCACGCGCGAACAAATGTACACAGGTGAGGCGCGTTATGAGCTGATTCGCGAAGTGAAACGCCACGTCAGAATTCCGATTATTGCTAATGGCGACATTGATAGCCCGCAAAAAGCCAAGGCGGTGCTGGAGGCGACTGGGGCAGATGCCATTATGATCGGGCGAGCGGCGCAGGGGCGACCGTGGATTTTTCGGGAAATCGCGCATTATTTGCAAACGGGCGAGGAATTGCCGCCGCCGAACGTTTCCGAAGTCCACGCGGTATTGCTGGGGCATTTAGATGATCTGTATCAGTTTTACGGGGAATATTCGGGGTGTCGCATCGCCCGTAAACATATTGCTTGGTATACCAATGGGTTGCATGACAGCAATACGTTCCGGCAGGCGATGTATGCGCAGGATAATACAGCGGGGCAGGCGCAGGCTGTGGATGCGTATTTTCAGGCGTTGTTGGTGCGGGATGAACGGCTGAATTATGAATCGAGTTCAGGCCAGAAATCATCAGCCATAAACTGCTCGTAA
- a CDS encoding DUF6036 family nucleotidyltransferase: protein MKRYEIEHLIRAAGAITQCNEIIVIGSQSILGSYPEAPAALLQSREADLIPVQYPERADLIDGVLGELSPFDETFGYYADGVDKTTAILPEGWESRLIRIANTNTNNVVGLFLEPHDLMTSKLYAGREKDMDFVATAIRSGIVDANLIRERINKVSGQDTMRDTVLIRLERLL, encoded by the coding sequence ATGAAACGTTATGAAATCGAACACTTGATCAGAGCTGCGGGGGCGATCACACAATGCAATGAAATCATTGTCATTGGTAGCCAGTCGATCCTTGGCAGCTACCCTGAAGCCCCGGCTGCTCTTTTGCAATCACGCGAAGCAGATTTAATCCCTGTCCAGTACCCTGAACGCGCCGACCTGATTGACGGTGTATTGGGTGAATTATCCCCGTTTGATGAAACGTTTGGGTACTACGCTGATGGTGTGGATAAAACGACAGCGATACTTCCCGAAGGCTGGGAAAGCCGCCTAATCAGGATTGCAAACACGAATACCAATAATGTTGTTGGCTTGTTTTTAGAGCCACATGATCTGATGACCAGCAAATTGTATGCTGGACGGGAAAAAGACATGGACTTTGTGGCAACAGCTATTCGTAGCGGCATTGTGGATGCCAATCTGATCAGGGAACGGATAAACAAAGTATCTGGTCAAGATACTATGCGCGATACTGTGCTGATAAGACTTGAACGGCTTCTTTGA